The following are encoded together in the Streptomyces sp. NBC_01465 genome:
- a CDS encoding tellurite resistance TerB family protein, producing the protein MALWDRFKDSAQTMQSQLNAKKNDLKSGGFRDASMAMCALVAAADGSIDPSERQRVASLIATNDVLQNFPADDLQARFNDYCQKLSADFDFGKVSVLQTIGKVSKKPTEARAVIQIGIVIGGADGDFDKTEQAIVREACYALGIAPTEFDL; encoded by the coding sequence ATGGCCCTGTGGGACCGCTTCAAGGACTCTGCGCAGACCATGCAGAGCCAGCTCAACGCCAAGAAGAACGACCTGAAGAGCGGCGGGTTCCGGGATGCCAGCATGGCCATGTGCGCGCTCGTCGCGGCTGCGGACGGGTCCATTGATCCGTCGGAGCGGCAGCGTGTTGCCTCGCTGATCGCTACCAATGACGTGCTGCAGAACTTCCCTGCCGATGATCTGCAGGCTCGGTTCAACGACTACTGCCAGAAGCTCTCCGCCGACTTTGATTTCGGCAAGGTCAGCGTTCTGCAGACCATCGGGAAGGTCAGCAAGAAGCCGACCGAGGCGCGTGCCGTGATTCAGATCGGGATCGTCATCGGTGGCGCCGACGGTGACTTCGACAAGACCGAGCAGGCCATCGTGCGTGAGGCTTGTTATGCGTTGGGGATCGCTCCTACGGAGTTCGATCTGTAG
- a CDS encoding anthrone oxygenase family protein encodes MATTLLVLAVIATGLYAGFMFSFATGIMPGLKLLDDEQFVAAMRRINEKVPGPLFLLLFLGFVALPAAALAVPVTDRTDDARLLLIGALACAAASHLITMAGNIPLNVALDKSTTPAPETRKAFEARWTRLHLARTAVTTASFALTAGSALA; translated from the coding sequence ATGGCCACCACACTGCTCGTCCTCGCCGTCATCGCCACAGGGCTCTACGCCGGCTTCATGTTCTCCTTCGCGACAGGAATCATGCCCGGCCTGAAGCTGCTGGACGACGAGCAGTTCGTGGCGGCCATGCGCCGCATCAACGAGAAGGTCCCGGGCCCCTTGTTCCTTCTGCTCTTCCTGGGCTTCGTAGCACTGCCGGCCGCAGCCCTGGCGGTCCCCGTGACCGACCGCACGGACGACGCCCGCCTGCTCCTGATAGGAGCCCTGGCATGCGCGGCGGCCAGCCACCTGATCACGATGGCAGGCAACATCCCCCTGAACGTGGCGCTGGACAAGTCAACAACACCGGCACCCGAAACCCGCAAGGCCTTCGAGGCCAGGTGGACCCGTCTCCACCTGGCCCGCACCGCGGTGACGACAGCGTCGTTCGCCCTGACGGCAGGCTCGGCCCTGGCCTGA
- a CDS encoding vWA domain-containing protein — MKLSGKTCRGVLATMLAGGMLLTAGCGAGGSQSDRSNGSNSKGGGGYSGPLPAPAQPTSAAGADKAEGEQKDMAPTPTPDYLSTFALDVDTASYGYARRTLADGRLPEAHTVRPEEFVNSFRQDYERPDGNGFTVTVDGARTGDDDWSLVRVGLATRGRSESSERPPAALTFVVDISGSMAESGRLDLVRDALGVLTDQLRDDDSIAIVTFSDRAETRLPMTRVEGRRDRIHHIVDSLEPTDSTNVEAGVRTGYDVAVEGHRKGATNRVVLLSDALANTGETSADKILKRIDGARREYGITLFGVGVGSDYGDALMERLADKGDGHTTYVSTRTEARKLFCDQLPANIELTARDAKAQVAFDPQTVEQFRLIGYDNRKVADKDFRNDRVDGGEVGPGHTVTALYAVRLRAGATGHMATATVRWQDPSDRSPHEQNGMVETETLKSNLWNETSTRLQVTAVAAYFADELRGRSLPSAPTLTELSDRAAKLATTTEDAQVKDLATAIREANNLKT; from the coding sequence ATGAAGCTCAGCGGAAAGACCTGCAGAGGAGTGCTGGCCACGATGCTGGCCGGCGGAATGCTGCTCACCGCCGGATGCGGGGCGGGCGGCAGCCAATCGGACCGATCCAACGGAAGCAACAGCAAGGGCGGCGGAGGGTACAGCGGCCCGCTTCCCGCCCCCGCGCAGCCGACTTCGGCCGCGGGGGCGGACAAGGCCGAGGGCGAACAGAAGGACATGGCCCCCACTCCCACCCCCGACTACCTCTCGACGTTCGCACTGGACGTGGACACGGCCTCGTACGGCTACGCCCGCCGCACCCTGGCCGACGGACGGCTCCCGGAGGCGCACACCGTACGGCCCGAGGAGTTCGTCAACAGCTTCCGGCAGGACTACGAGCGCCCGGACGGCAACGGCTTCACGGTGACGGTCGACGGCGCCAGGACGGGCGATGACGACTGGTCACTGGTCCGCGTGGGTCTCGCCACCCGAGGCCGCTCCGAATCGTCCGAACGCCCGCCCGCAGCCCTCACCTTCGTGGTCGACATCTCGGGTTCGATGGCCGAATCGGGCCGCCTGGACCTGGTGCGCGACGCACTGGGAGTCCTCACCGACCAACTCAGGGACGACGACTCGATCGCGATCGTCACCTTCAGCGACAGGGCCGAGACGCGGCTCCCGATGACCAGGGTCGAGGGCCGCAGGGACCGCATCCACCACATCGTCGACAGCCTGGAGCCGACCGACTCCACGAACGTCGAGGCGGGCGTCAGGACCGGCTACGACGTAGCGGTGGAAGGCCACAGGAAAGGCGCGACCAACCGCGTCGTACTGCTCTCGGACGCGCTCGCCAACACGGGCGAGACCTCGGCGGACAAGATCCTGAAGCGGATCGACGGGGCGCGCCGCGAGTACGGCATCACGCTCTTCGGCGTAGGAGTAGGCAGCGACTACGGGGATGCCCTCATGGAACGCCTGGCGGACAAAGGCGACGGCCACACCACCTACGTCTCCACGCGCACGGAGGCCCGCAAGCTCTTCTGCGACCAGCTCCCGGCGAACATCGAGCTCACAGCCAGGGACGCGAAGGCCCAAGTCGCCTTCGACCCGCAGACGGTGGAGCAGTTCCGCCTGATCGGCTACGACAACCGCAAGGTCGCGGACAAGGACTTCCGCAACGACCGGGTGGACGGCGGAGAGGTGGGCCCCGGCCACACGGTGACGGCGCTCTACGCGGTACGGCTGCGAGCGGGAGCCACGGGCCACATGGCGACGGCGACCGTACGGTGGCAGGACCCGTCGGACCGCTCCCCGCACGAACAGAACGGCATGGTGGAGACGGAGACGCTCAAGAGCAACCTCTGGAACGAAACGAGCACCCGCCTCCAGGTGACGGCGGTGGCGGCCTACTTCGCGGACGAACTACGAGGCAGGAGCCTCCCGTCCGCACCGACACTCACCGAACTGTCCGACAGGGCAGCCAAGCTGGCAACCACAACGGAGGACGCCCAAGTGAAGGACCTGGCGACAGCAATACGAGAGGCGAACAACCTCAAGACCTAA
- a CDS encoding ABC transporter permease yields MSSTPVTLVQTAPGYRPRHTLPLRVEAMRQWKRRRTLVMGAVLVALPFILIAAFAIGGTPSGRDGRVTLMDTATASGANFAATCLFVSAGFLLVVPVALFCGDTVAQEASWSSLRYLLAAPVPRVRLLLSKLTVALGFSLAAMVLLPLVALAAGTVAYGWGPLELPTGGSLTAGEAIPRLAIAVAFIFVSQLVTAALAFWLSTKTDAPLGAVGGAVGLTIVGNVLDAVTALGSWRDFLPAHWQFAWADALQPHLEWGGMLKGSAISVTYALILFALAFRGFARKDIVS; encoded by the coding sequence ATGAGCAGCACCCCCGTAACCCTCGTACAGACCGCGCCCGGCTACCGCCCCCGGCACACGCTGCCGCTGCGTGTCGAGGCGATGCGGCAGTGGAAGCGGCGGCGGACGCTGGTCATGGGGGCGGTGCTCGTGGCGCTCCCGTTCATCCTGATCGCGGCCTTCGCGATCGGCGGGACCCCCAGCGGGCGGGACGGCCGGGTGACGCTGATGGACACCGCGACGGCGTCCGGGGCCAACTTCGCCGCGACGTGCCTGTTCGTCTCGGCGGGGTTCCTGCTGGTGGTGCCGGTGGCGCTGTTCTGCGGCGACACCGTGGCTCAGGAGGCGAGTTGGTCCTCGCTGAGGTATCTGCTCGCCGCCCCCGTGCCCCGGGTGAGGCTGCTGCTGAGCAAGCTGACGGTGGCGCTGGGCTTCAGCCTGGCGGCGATGGTGCTGCTGCCGCTCGTGGCGCTGGCCGCGGGGACGGTCGCGTACGGCTGGGGCCCCCTGGAGCTGCCGACCGGCGGATCGCTCACGGCCGGCGAGGCGATTCCCCGCCTGGCGATCGCCGTGGCGTTCATCTTCGTCTCCCAACTGGTCACCGCGGCCCTGGCGTTCTGGCTGTCGACGAAGACGGACGCGCCGCTGGGGGCGGTCGGGGGCGCGGTCGGGCTGACGATCGTGGGCAATGTGCTGGACGCGGTCACCGCGCTCGGCTCCTGGCGCGACTTCCTGCCCGCGCACTGGCAGTTCGCGTGGGCGGACGCGCTCCAGCCGCACCTCGAATGGGGCGGAATGCTCAAGGGGTCGGCGATCTCGGTGACGTACGCGCTTATCCTCTTCGCGCTCGCATTCCGGGGGTTCGCCCGAAAGGACATCGTCTCGTAG